From Candidatus Acididesulfobacter guangdongensis:
TTTATTTTATAATAGCGAGATGAATTAAGATTAGTAAGGATTAAAGATGATTAAAATTAAATAACTTTTTATCTCCTATCTTAAGAAAGGGGTCTTAAGTTATAAAAGAGATAAATAAATATAAATCAAAAACCCTGTCTAACATTATTATTGTGGCGGAAAAATTGTCGTGCCAAAAATTTTCAGAATCATACTAAAGTTTTTATAAAAATTGCGGAAAAGTAAAAATATTAGAGATAAAACTTCAGATGTGTTTATGAAACTGGAAAAAGAAATTTTTCTGCGAGATACGATAAACGGTCCGCATCGTATATTATAGACTGCAATATCAATATGAGCTTTATTTAATTAATGCCAAATATTATATTTATTATTATAGTATTATTTATTACGTCAATTTCTGTGGGTATTATCGGCAATATCATAGGAATTGGAGGAGGGATACTTCTTGTCCCGTTTTTTTTGTTTTATATGCATATGCCGCCTTTAGAAGCGAGCGGGTTAAGTCTTTTTACGATAGTAGCAAGCACATCCGGCGGGTCGCTTAAATTTATTAAGGAAAAAATAATAGATTTTAAACTTTTTCTTATGATAGTTCTTTTTGCCGTGCCTGCAGCAATCGCGGGTTCAATCTTAAGCAAATATATAAATACGGACGAATTTAAAGGAATTTTTTCTTTTATAATTATTATTATAGGTATATTTTCATTAATTGCAACAAGGATGCAAACCAAAAGAAATATACACAGCTCACATAATCATAATAATTATAATAATAGTAATGAAGAAACGGATACTTCAGATATTAACCCACGGATGCATAACGGAACGGTAAATAATGACGAAAACATCGAAACTTTAAGCGGTACGAGTAATAATATAGATTTAAGATTGCAGTCTATGATTATTTATTTTAAACACATAAGTTCTAATATAAAAAGAAAAAGAATAGACAGGACAGGCAATAGATATGATTATTATATTAAAAAGCCGATTGCAATAAATTTATTTTCCATACTGGCAGGGTTTATTTCCGGTTTTATAGGTATAGGCATCGGAGGTATTACCGGAACTTTCTTAACCGCAGTCGAACAGATTCCGCCCAGAATTGCCTTTTCTACTATAGTGTTGGCTATGATTTTTTCATCTATTGCAGGCGGATTTATACATTTAGCATATATGAAGCTTTCTTTTAAGACGATAGTATATTTAATTCCTCTAATGGTTGGCGCAGTCATAGGTTCTCAGCTTGGAGCCGCCATATCTAAATTGTTTAAATCAAGAACCCTGCGATTATATCAGGGTTGGATAATTATTGTGCTGGGATTTTTAATGTTTGTTATATCATATTTTAAATGATAAAATAACACTATAGTATTGAAATAATGAATAAAATGATAACATGGCAATAATACTAGAACATTGAAATAATAGTATAATAATAAAATGATAAAATATCAATACTATAATAAATTATAGTATTGATATTAATCCATAATATTAATATTAATCAATGATGCATTAGAAGAAAAAATATCATAATAATATATGGAGATAAAATGCAAAAAAAATTCAAGACGGCTTATGCGTTTACTTTTTTAATAATTTTTCTGTTCATAATTGCCCTTAGCTTTAATTTACATAATGCGGATGCAAAAGCGGCAACTAAACAGATTGCGCCGGTAAAAAGCAGAACTGTGTATCCTTTAACTTTTTTTAAACACAGACCGATAAAATTTGTTGAACAGTTGACCCAAAACTCAAAAAGATGGCCGATTGCTTTAAAAAGTCTGGCACTGGCAGGGCATGTTTTTGCCGAAAATCATATAAAGTACAGTATTATTATTGTAGCCTACGGTCCGGGTCTCAAGGCTTTTGTTGTAAAAGATGATAAAAAATATGGCAAAATTGTAGAAAAACTTCATAATGAAGGCATTAAAATGGTTGTATGCCATGAATCTATGAAAGATTCTCATATTACTCCGAATATGCTATTTCCTTTTGTAAAAATTTCGTATCCGGGGATAATAGCATATATTGTCAAAAAAGAAGACCAGGGTTATGCTTTTATAAAACCGTGATTATAAAATTATAAAAATAGTCGGACTGTAATAAACCGTATAATAGATTTTATAATAGACATGATAGGTTATATTATTAGCATATTTGCGTTGCCCCTCTATCATATATAGCGATGTTAAATGATTGATAAAAGTTATATTGTTAGCATATTTGCGCTGACCCTCTATCCAATAAATCGTAGACGGTCAGTTTGCAAAAATTCTATTTATACCTCATATAATATAAATATAATATAATATAATAATATAACAAAGCCGATAATGTAAAACTCCGATAAGATGAGTTAATTTGTAAGAATTCTAGTTACGTTATATAATAGTATAATTATGGAATCGAAGCCATATCTAAAAACACGCTTAACTGAACAATCTCTTAAGCGTTTTATAAGTATTTTAAGCGCACCGCGGCGTTGGATTTCTATATGGTTTTTTGCCTATGCTCTGCAAGGTGCCGTAAGTTCCGGGCTTATTCCTATCTTGACCCCTCTTATGATTGTTGCCTTAAGTCATCATCTAAGCTGGGTGGCTTATGTTATGGGCGCCTTTAATCTCGGACTTCTTACTTCGCCGCTCTGGGGCGGTTTGGCAGATAAGAAGCATTTGCACCGGCTGCTTTTTTTTGGCGGATTTATTGTTCTTATCGGAACTTTGGCAGCGCTGCCGTTTTTGCGCGGTTTACTAATCTGGTGTCTGTTGATTTTTCTTGCCGGCGCTGGTACTTCTGCAGTAGCAACGGTGGCAACGCTTTTTGTGGTAGAATTTACTCCTAAGACGGAGTGGGAACAGCGGCTCGGCTGGCTTCAGACTTTCAATGGCGCAGGTCAAGTGGCAGGTCTATTTCTTGCCGGTATTTTTGTTGTAAATTTTAAGCTTGGCATGCTCTGCTCAGCGTTCATTTTACTTCCTGCATTGTGGATTGGTGCTAAAGGGCTGCCGGTAAAAGCTCAGCATCATGATTTGCGTAATGAGATCGGTCAGAAAATGCGGCGAGATTTGGATTGGCATTTTATGGCGCAGTTTAGTCATGCGGAACTTCTCGGCGGCGATTTAATAAGATTTTCACATCATCTTTCATTTGGCGGATTCCGACAGATGAAAAAGTCTTTAAGAACTGCTTTTGGTCGCTTTCTCTTATCATGGTTTGCCGCCGCGTTTGCAGTAGCCGCTTTTTTTGCCTATTTTCCGGTAGCTATGCAGAAAGCTTATGATGTTGCTCCAGTTTTGACCTCCAGTGTGTACGGATTGACAGCCGCCGCCGCTCTTGCTCTTTACGCTTTAGGCGGGCAGCTTTCCAGCCGTGTCGGCGCAGAACATGTTTATCGGTGGTCGTTATTGACCCGTTTGCTGGGATTTGCGCTTTTGGCTTTTGGATTGTTTATGCCTGTACCGCCTATTATACCCGGTTTAATGGGCTTTGTTATGATTATATTGGCATGGCCTCTGCTTAGTATTTCCAGCACTATATTGACGGCTGATTTAGCGCCTTTCAGCGAAGGAGCGGCAATGGGTCTGTATAATGCGGCTGGAGCGATAGCCACAGTGATAGGTACTTTTCTTTCAGGACCCCTAATACAGCGGATTGGATACCCTACTTTGCCTATAATGGGTGCCGCCGGTATAGTGATTGCATTGCTTAGCGGACGCGGGTTGTTGTCTGCGCATTCCTCTCTTTCTATTTCAAAGACGGCATCTTCCGCTGATAAAATGGGACACGGCAGTCAAAAAATCAGTATGAACACGCAATAATATTCTAAATATTCTAATTTTTTGTTGCTTTATGCTCACTTGTATTGCAATTTTTACAAGTTGAGATACCCAAAATAGAATATAACCCGCAAAAGCCGGTAATTCCGGTAATAAGAGCTATTACACCTATTATAATTAGTACAATCCCGAAAACCATTGATGAACCTATTTCATACATACCTAAGGCTAACAATATCAAGCCTATAATTATTCTTATTATCCTGTCTGTAGAACTTTCATTTGTTTTCATTAAAACATCCTCTTAAAGTTAAAGTTTTTGCTTAATTTAAAATATTGCATAATCATAATAAAGCATAATATATATATTTATATATGCATATTATATAATATTCTATTCTATCATATATTTTTTAAAAATCAATATCTTTAATTTTAGCTTTAATTTTATAAAAAATTTACTTCGACAATTCACAGTGTATAATATATAATGTTATGTAAGAATATATATTATATATTTGGCAATAAAATAATATGATACAGTCTATACAACCCTTACAGCCGATAAAGCCATGCAGAGCGAAAATGCAAAAGATGTATTAAAGTCTTTTTATAAAATTCTTGCCGATTCTGCGGAAGCTATATATTTCTGCAAAGATGAGAAAGAACTGTTTTCCGATGCCGCAAAGGCGATAGTCGGCTGCGGATTATTTACTTCCGTCTGGATAGGCGCTCCAGGAAAAGATAAAGTGTTCAAATATTTCGCGGCATACGGACCAGGCAGCGAAGCGCTCAAATTTATTAAAATAGATATTTCAAATACCTCTGAAAAACAGACTCTTGCGGCAAGCACGTGGAAAGACGGCAAAGTTCATTTTAGCAATGAGCGCTTAAATGACCCTTTTTTTAAACCGCATTTAGAATTTTTGAAGAAATTTAACTGGAAATCTGCGGCAACGTTTCCTATATATAAAGATGAAAAGCTCAATGCCGTGCTTGCAGTTGTTTCAGACAGAACAGGTCTGTTTACTCCTGAAACCATTGGGCTTATTCAAAGAGTGGTAAAACTTATAGAAACTGCTCTTAATAAATTTGAGCTTCATAAAGAAAGAATTAAATTCGACTTGTACAAAAAACGCGCATTGAAAGAAATAAAATATGCGGCTTTGCACGACACTTTAACAAAACTTCCAAATTTTGAACTTTTTGAGCATAACATTAAACAGCTGCAAACTAAAGCCGCTAAATCTAAAAAGTCCCTGTGCATAGCCGTTTTAGATGTCGACAATCTTCAGATTATTAACGAAAAGTACGGCAGGCAGACAGGCGACGATATATTATTTGCAATATCAAAAAAACTTTTATTATTTGTAAAGTCCAATAATGAACGCTTTAAGGAGCATGCCGGCGAACAATCGTCTAAAGAAATTATAATTCCCGCGCCTTTTATCCCTTGTTGTCCGTCCAGATTAGGCGCCGATGAATTCGGCGTTGTTTTTCTTATTGAAAAAGAATCCGATATTGATATATTAAGATTTAGCATTGCGGAACTTCAAAAAGAGCTTTCAGCGCCGCTATACGCTCAAGACAACCTTGTACGGTTTACGATAAGCGCCGGCGTGTCCGTATGCTCCGGCTGCGCGGATAATTTGCGTTTAGAACCGGATACCCTGATAAGAATGGCTAATCAGGCTTTATATAAATCTAAATCTATGGGTAAAAATACAATTAATTTTTTTGATACGAGCGAAGAAACAGGCATTATCGCTTATTATAAAGAAACCAAAATTATAAAAGACGCTCTTGCGTCAAAAGAATTTATTCTGTATTATCAGCCCAAGGTTAATATTGCGGCAGAAATTATCACGGGTTACGAAGCTCTTATAAGACGCATAGATAAAGACGGCAATATTATATCGCCTGCCGAATTCATACCTGTCGCAGAAAAAAGCGACCTCATAGTAGATATCGGGGATTACGTTATGCAAGCCGCCATTAAGCAGCTTGAAATGTGGGTTGGAAATGGCAAAGAATGGATGATATCGGTAAATGTTTCAGCCCGTCAGCTTCAAAAACCGGATTTTCTTAAAAAACTTAAAAATGCGCTGAACAGATGCCCGAGCGTTCCCGCAGGTCTTCTTCAATTAGAAATAACGGAAACGGCTCTTCTTACGGATTTGATTTATACAAAAGAAATTATGAAGGAATGTAAAGATATAGGCGTCACATTTGCAATGGATGATTTCGGAAGCGGTTATTCATCGCTTATTTATTTTAAAGAACTTCCTTTTGAACTTGTAAAAATAGATATGGCTTTTGTCAGAAATATGCTTGAGAGTAAAGACGATATGCTTATGGTGCAGAGCATAATAAGCCTTTCCGAAATATTCAACAAAAAAGTTATAGCCGAAGGAGCAGAAACAAAGGAACAGTGTATAGTATTAAATATGCTCGGCTGCGGATATATTCAAGGCTATTATACGGGACGTCCTATTCCGGCTGAAAAAGTTATAGAATGGGCGAATAATTTCAGGCTTGAAGAAGATTTTAAAAAATGGCTGTCTATAAGGCTTGACATCGCCGATTTTTCATTAGCGCTGGCATATGCCGAGCACAGCGAATGGGTTAAAAAAATCAGAAAACTCTGCAGAGGCGAAGAGGTATCGATAGAAGGAGAAAAAATCAAAAATTATAAATTGTGCGGTCTCGGCTTATGGTATTACGGCTATGGACTTAAATATAAATATTTAGAATCTTATAAGAAAATAGAACATGAGCATATAAAACTTCACGACATCGCCTACAAAACGATGCGGCTCTGCATTGACGGCGAATATGAAAAAGCGCAGGATTTATTGAACGAGATAGAGAAAATACAGGAAAAAATTAAGATTTATATTATGGAAATAGCGTTTAAAATCGGTAAACATTCGCAATAAGTTATATAGTTTATATTTTGCCGTTGTTTTTAGTATCTCAATTTCCAAAAATTTAATTTCATTTATTTCATTTGCAATAAGTAATACAATTTATATTTTGCAGTCTTGTATGTATGCAATAAAAAAGTTAAAATTAAAATAGTTTCTAATAATATTAAGGTAAATTATTATGTTTAATTCCGGTATGTTCAGTATGTTTTTCGGTTTCGGCATTTTATGGCTTACGGGAGCTGTAGTTATTATTGTAGCTGTTATCGATATTATCAAGCAGCCCGAAATGAACGGAACTAATAAAATTATATGGCTGTTAATAGTCGTCTTATTTAATTTAATAGGAAGTCTAATATATTTTGTCGTTATAAAAAATTCAAAAGATAAAAACTTATTTAAATTCGGAAATAATAATATTCAAAATCAAAACGGGGAAAATAAGTAATAATATTTGTAAAACATATTAAAAATAAGTAATATATTTATTTTAAAAAATAAGGATATAAATGCTAACAACATTAGAAATTAAAGAAATTACAAAAAATTTGAATCAGGCGGGACAGCTATTGGTGTATTAGCCCCCAATTGACTGGAATAAAATGACACTATCTATAAAGGAGTCAATCGGAGGGTAAAAAATGGGATTAAATTTAAGAAGAAAATTTTCGGACGACGATAAGATTAAAATATTGCAGAAATGTAGATTATAACTAAAAATTGTCTTAATTTACTTCAACAATATGGGGAGGATTAGACCATTTTCATTGACTTAAAATTAACTATATTATATAAAAATAAAAAGAGGATTAGCCTGTAACAGTTACGACCTAAATCGGTGTCCAATGCGACCGAAATACACGATATAACTTAAGATAGATTTTTTAAAATTGAACTTCCGCTAAAAGCATTGTAAATAATATCACAGGCAAATGCAGGCGGGAGCGAGAAATAAATAAATCTAACACCTTTTTCTTTAATCATTAGCCAATGTATTTACTTTAAAAAGTGCAGTGTCACCAAAACGGCAAGAACTGCCATTATTAAAGTAAATCCCAGCGAAAGTCTTTTATCTAGATCATCAATTCTAGACGAAAGCCCTTTATCTAGGTCGTCAATTTTAGACGAAAGCCTTTTATCTACATCGTCAATTTTAGACGAAAGCCTTTTATCTACATCGTCAATTTTAGACGAAAGCCTTTTATCTACATCATCAATTGTTGCTGCAAGGCTATCAAAAAGCGTGTCGAACTTTGCTTCGATGCTGTTGAACCGTTCATCGAATTGCGCTCTTTGTCCGTTAAATTTTTCGGTAAAGAGTTTTTCCTGACCGTCGAACCTGCTATCAAAATATTTCTCTGGGGAAACCGAGAAACTCATATTCATATAATCTTCGCTTTTTTTAATTTCTTCCATTATAATCGCTCCTTTTTATTATAACATTCAAATTGATATTTTCAATATGGAAAATATAACTGTAAAAAATATAATATCATAACGATTGTTGAGATATTATGACGCAAATGTTGCAAACAAATTAAATTTCCGTTGCGTTGAGATTAAAAATATGTGCAAATGCAGATGGTATCAGAGAAAAAGGTATCAGACACCTTTTCCGGTTCACATTTATTAAAAAACTAAGTTTAATTTAATTTTAAATTTGCGTTGAAAAATTGTCATTATAAAATAGTTAAATTTATTCATAATGTTCATCTCTATTTTAAAATAGCCGTAAAATAAAAATCGCTACCCAGCAGATTCAGGAAGAAGTGAGAGATAAAATAAATCGGATGGCTTTTATTGATGGCTTTTATTTATAATCTTTATGCTTGACAGTAAACGAACGTTCACTGTATAATATTTTATTATTATTGCAAAAGTAAATACAGCTGAAACTATAAACACAGCTACAGATATAAATACAGGTGAAATTATAAATACAACTATAGGCATAAATATAGCTGAAACTATAAATACAACTACAAGTATAAACACGGCTGCGGATATAAACACAAACGCTATTGCAAAAAATATCAAAATGGCAATAATGATGCTAATGGCAATAACGGCAAGAATCTCAATCTTAATTTTGATGTCAACATCAATTATATTTTATATCAACTCAACGATGCCATTAACGACAATAACAACGCTAATTGCAATAACGGCAATGATATTAATGATGTCGATAATCACAATAATCAGAATAATAATATGAAAAATATAAATAAACACATTAATAATAATAAAATTAGTAATAAAACAGATGAAAAACTTAAACGCAGAGCGGGGCTTTTATTAACCTTTTTCAATGAACGCAAAAGAATGCCTTCTTATTCTGAAATGATGCCGCTTTTCTCTCTTAAATCCAAAAACGCAGTGTTTAAAATCATAAATAATCTTCAGAAAGAAGGATTTGTCGTAAAAGACGATAAAGGCCGCATTGTTTTTAATTCTGATTTTTATTCTCCGTCTTTTTTTTCTGCTAATCCGCGCGGTTCTGTTTGTATGTCTGTCAATGTATCTGCCAATGTTCCTGCTCCTGCCGATGCTATTTCTGCCGATGTCTCTGTATATTCTTCTGCTACGGCTTCTGCTTTTGCTGATGCTCTTATTTCAGAGCCTGCCTCTGCTCCTGTCTGTTTTCTTTCTTCTCCCTATTTTTCTTCTCCCGCCTTTTCCATAAAACTTTTAGGAAGAATAGAGGCAGGTTTTCCGAGTCCCGCCGAAGAAGAGCTTTTAGATATGATTTCTATAGATAAATTATTAATTAAAAATCCGGTTTCTTCTTTTCTTTTAAAAGTAACAGGGGATTCTATGACGGAAGCCGGCATCATGCAGGGCGATTACGTAGTAGTGGATAAATCCGGAACCGCGGCGGAAGGGGACATTGTTATAGCTCAGGTGGACAACGCATGGACTATGAAATATCTTTCTAAAGAAAACGGCTCTTATATTCTTCTGCCGGCAAATCCCAGATATAAACCGATAAAACCTAAAAACGAACTTGTTATAGCAGGAGTGGTAACGGGGGTCGTAAGGCAATATAAATAAAAAACTTGCAGCCGATTTTTAATATTAAATATATTAATTTTGCCTCAAAAAACAATAACAATATAATTATAATGTATAGTTATAATGCTATACAGCTATATAAATAAAAACTTAGTTTTTGGTCGGCAAAAACATTAGTTTTCGTTTTAGTTTAGCGTTTAAATTAGTTTTAAATCGGCGTTGGCATTAGTTTTAGTTTAGCATTTAAATTTGGCAGTGTATTTTAAATTAGCTTTAAGCCGGTGTCGGCGCTATTGTCGTCTATATAATATTATATGCGTTATATCTTATTTTTGCGGTAATTTAACCATAGTTTAATCAAGATAAATAAATCCAATAAAAACATATGCAAGTTTTATCCGTTCATTCATGGCCTCAGGCAATAGCCCATTTAGACGCCGACGCTTTCTTCGTATCGTGCGAACAGGCTTCCATGCCCGCGCTTAAAGGCAAATGCGTAGCCGTTGGTAAAGAACGCGGCATAATAATAGCTTTAAGCTATGAAGCCAAAGCTAAAGGCGTTAAAAGAGGCATGTTCGTATCGGATGCTAAACGAATATGCCCGGGCATAATAATACTCGATTCCAATCACGAAACTTACGGTCTTTTCTCCGTCCGTATGTTTGAGATACTGAAAAGATTTTCTCCTAAAATAGAAGAATATTCCGTAGATGAAGCCTTTATTGATTTAACCGGACTCAGAAGGCTATATTCATGCTCCTACGAAGAAATAGCCGTAAAAATTCAAAATACTATAGAACAAGAGCTTTCAATAAGCGTATCTATAGGCATAAGCATAACCAAAGTTCTTGCAAAGATAGCCTCTAAATATAAAAAGCCGCACGGAATAACGGCGATACCGGGGAATAAGATACATTTATATTTAAGCAATATATTAATAGAAGACGTATGGGGCATAGGACCCAACACGGCATCTCTTCTTAAAAAATTTGATATTAAAACAGCCCTTGATTTTGCTCTTAAAAATGAAAACTTCGTTAAAAAATATCTTTCTAAACCCTATATCCAGATATATAAAGAACTGAAAGGAGAGCCATCCATAGAGTTTATTGAAAAAATATCCCCCAAATCGATATCTAAAGCAAAAAGCTTTTATCCTCCGTCGCAAAAGCCAGAAGATTTAATCTTGCCGCATCAAACTATGCCTTTTGCCCTTTCTATATATTCCTTAACGCTGTTTCTTATTATGGCGCTTAAAGACAGATGTTTCTTGTTTTTTAAGGCTATTTCCCTTGCTTCCTGATATTCTTCGAATAGTTCTAAGGATATACGCACAGAAACGTTCTTATCTTTTTTTACCGGTTTCTTTTTTGGTTTTATCTCGTTTTTTTCTTTCTTCCTCAAGTTCCTTCTCCGCTTCTTCAAGCCCTATTTCAAAGGCTCTGTCTAATATTTCTTTTATGGTAAGCCTCAGTCCGTTTTCAGCTGCTTCTTCCTGCATCTTTTTTATCTCGCCAAATTCGTCTCTCGTAAGTTTGACTCCGATATAAACCTGTTTTTTGTCTTTTTTGTCTTTTTTTTCCGTCATTTATTCGTTGATTATTTTTTTAAATTCGTTTAACGATTGTCTTAATCCTGCGCATATTATATCGCCTACTTCCAGATTTTTGTTTTTTTCTTTTATTTTTATATATCTTTCAAAAAGTTCAGGCTCGGTATAAGATACTACTTTAACCCTGCTTAATTCGTCTTCTTTAAGCGAAAGCCCTTTTTTAATTATATCCCTCACTGAAAGCCTGATGTTGTATTCTTTTAAGGCTTTTTCTTTAAACGCAAGCGCTTTATCGTAAACGTTTTTATCTATAAATGCTCTTATCGTTATCTCGTTTTCTTTTTTTAATATCGGCATACCATATATATAAACATAATATGGTTAATTTTGTCAATACAAAAATAGATAGATGCAATATGCAGTATTGATACACTAATATATAAATGTTATTATTAATTGAATAATTTATATTATAAAAAAAGAAAAGAATTCAGTATTCTAAGGATAATTAATATGTCATAGACAACTATGAAACGGTTGCCGATTTTTTAGAAGAAAAAGCTATAGACTTAGATACTCAAGAATAGTTAGAGGATTACTATATCAGACAGATTCAATATTTAGTGAATGATTACGCCGATTATTATCTATCTGAATTAGAAGAGGATAAAAACAGCGATAATTATAAAAAATTAAAAAAGGAATTATCCGAGGCGTTAAAATTAGATTATGGTTACATGCCCGAAGCATTAATCGGCGAAATTGAGAATTTGTCTTTCAAAGAAACCGTAAATAAATACAGATAACAGAATGAATGCGATGTTATTGAAAAAATTCTTTATATTTAAAATATTTTAATAAAGATATGGCGGGAGCGATTGATATGGCTAATTTAAAAATATATAATTAAAATAATTAGGAGAGATTATGGAAAATTTTATACTAAAATTTAAAAAATACACTTTGTTACTATGCTGCTTGCCTTTGCGTTAGGTGTTCTTGCTGTTGAATTTTTTAATAAAACTTTTCAAAATGCAAATTCAAAAGAACTGGTCCATGAGCTAACTATATATGCCTTATTATCAACCGCTTTTGGAATGATTTCAATGAAAAAGATAACGAGGAATATTACATAACAGGAATAGTAGTTAGGATTAAACTTAATTATATGCCTATATATGATAATAACTCTGGGAAAATCGGTTTATTTGATGAATCATCAACAGAAAAAGTTGTTAATGCCTATATGTTTGTAAAAAAATGATAGAAACACTCATGCTTTACTCTGAAACTTTAGAAAATAACAATGAACATTCCAACTTTATGATAAATCGGACAGTTCTTCTAATTAACAATATAAATGAAATTAAGAAATTAGAGACTGATTTTAAAGAGTCAATAAAAGATGCTATAAAAGCATTAAGGGAAGAACTGTCGACAAATAGGTATATCCGAGATGAATAGTTCAAACCAAACCGCATTAGACCTTGACGGCGTGATATTCGATTACGAAAAGACCTTTTTGAAGCAAGCCGCTAGGCTTAATCTAAATATCTCAATTAAGCATCCCGAAATATACAATATGACTGAAAGATACGAAATCACGCAGGAACAGTTATCTTTAATTAACTTAAATATAGACTATTCCGATATGGATATTTTCGACGAAGTCTTAAACTTAAAGCGTTACATCATTAATATCAAATGCTTTATAACATCGTTTCCCGAAGAAATACTACATTTAAGGAAATCAAATCTATCTAAAATATTTAACAAAGATATTCCCGTATATTATGCGGGAGTTCAAGAAAAACATAGAATTATTTCGGAACTTGGAATAAAATATTTCATAGACGATTACGACGCTGTAATTCATCATATAGAGTTAAATTGTCCGGACTGCAAGGCGTATTGGCTTAACAGAGGATATAAGGATAAAACGTTACCGGAGCCGGTTAATAAGATAAATAATTTAACGGAGTTTTTTAAAATTAATTATTAACCGCAAAAAATATTACACTATTATAAATCTACTATTATAAATATTATGGACATTCAAAAAGCAATAGAAAAATATGTTAAAAAAGATTTAATGCTTATTCCGCATTTTAATATTTCAAAAAAACGAAAGTTTAACGGAGCTCAAAAATTAAATAAATCTGTTGGAATAATTAAAAAATAAATTTAAGAGGATATAAAAATGAAAATATATTATGATAAAGATGCAGATGCTGCATGCCGCATATTTAAGGCTGTCTGATAATATACCTATCGGCGTCATTAAAGTAAAAGAAGGGTTAAATATATTAAGGAGGAACAAAAAATGGATGTATCAGTAGCTATCGAGTCAAGACGCGCCTACAGATCTTTGGAAGAAACAGAAATAAATAAAGACCTTATAA
This genomic window contains:
- a CDS encoding sulfite exporter TauE/SafE family protein, coding for MPNIIFIIIVLFITSISVGIIGNIIGIGGGILLVPFFLFYMHMPPLEASGLSLFTIVASTSGGSLKFIKEKIIDFKLFLMIVLFAVPAAIAGSILSKYINTDEFKGIFSFIIIIIGIFSLIATRMQTKRNIHSSHNHNNYNNSNEETDTSDINPRMHNGTVNNDENIETLSGTSNNIDLRLQSMIIYFKHISSNIKRKRIDRTGNRYDYYIKKPIAINLFSILAGFISGFIGIGIGGITGTFLTAVEQIPPRIAFSTIVLAMIFSSIAGGFIHLAYMKLSFKTIVYLIPLMVGAVIGSQLGAAISKLFKSRTLRLYQGWIIIVLGFLMFVISYFK
- a CDS encoding MFS transporter, with the translated sequence MESKPYLKTRLTEQSLKRFISILSAPRRWISIWFFAYALQGAVSSGLIPILTPLMIVALSHHLSWVAYVMGAFNLGLLTSPLWGGLADKKHLHRLLFFGGFIVLIGTLAALPFLRGLLIWCLLIFLAGAGTSAVATVATLFVVEFTPKTEWEQRLGWLQTFNGAGQVAGLFLAGIFVVNFKLGMLCSAFILLPALWIGAKGLPVKAQHHDLRNEIGQKMRRDLDWHFMAQFSHAELLGGDLIRFSHHLSFGGFRQMKKSLRTAFGRFLLSWFAAAFAVAAFFAYFPVAMQKAYDVAPVLTSSVYGLTAAAALALYALGGQLSSRVGAEHVYRWSLLTRLLGFALLAFGLFMPVPPIIPGLMGFVMIILAWPLLSISSTILTADLAPFSEGAAMGLYNAAGAIATVIGTFLSGPLIQRIGYPTLPIMGAAGIVIALLSGRGLLSAHSSLSISKTASSADKMGHGSQKISMNTQ
- a CDS encoding DUF2892 domain-containing protein, whose product is MKTNESSTDRIIRIIIGLILLALGMYEIGSSMVFGIVLIIIGVIALITGITGFCGLYSILGISTCKNCNTSEHKATKN
- a CDS encoding EAL domain-containing protein, which translates into the protein MQSENAKDVLKSFYKILADSAEAIYFCKDEKELFSDAAKAIVGCGLFTSVWIGAPGKDKVFKYFAAYGPGSEALKFIKIDISNTSEKQTLAASTWKDGKVHFSNERLNDPFFKPHLEFLKKFNWKSAATFPIYKDEKLNAVLAVVSDRTGLFTPETIGLIQRVVKLIETALNKFELHKERIKFDLYKKRALKEIKYAALHDTLTKLPNFELFEHNIKQLQTKAAKSKKSLCIAVLDVDNLQIINEKYGRQTGDDILFAISKKLLLFVKSNNERFKEHAGEQSSKEIIIPAPFIPCCPSRLGADEFGVVFLIEKESDIDILRFSIAELQKELSAPLYAQDNLVRFTISAGVSVCSGCADNLRLEPDTLIRMANQALYKSKSMGKNTINFFDTSEETGIIAYYKETKIIKDALASKEFILYYQPKVNIAAEIITGYEALIRRIDKDGNIISPAEFIPVAEKSDLIVDIGDYVMQAAIKQLEMWVGNGKEWMISVNVSARQLQKPDFLKKLKNALNRCPSVPAGLLQLEITETALLTDLIYTKEIMKECKDIGVTFAMDDFGSGYSSLIYFKELPFELVKIDMAFVRNMLESKDDMLMVQSIISLSEIFNKKVIAEGAETKEQCIVLNMLGCGYIQGYYTGRPIPAEKVIEWANNFRLEEDFKKWLSIRLDIADFSLALAYAEHSEWVKKIRKLCRGEEVSIEGEKIKNYKLCGLGLWYYGYGLKYKYLESYKKIEHEHIKLHDIAYKTMRLCIDGEYEKAQDLLNEIEKIQEKIKIYIMEIAFKIGKHSQ
- the umuD gene encoding translesion error-prone DNA polymerase V autoproteolytic subunit; translation: MSVNVSANVPAPADAISADVSVYSSATASAFADALISEPASAPVCFLSSPYFSSPAFSIKLLGRIEAGFPSPAEEELLDMISIDKLLIKNPVSSFLLKVTGDSMTEAGIMQGDYVVVDKSGTAAEGDIVIAQVDNAWTMKYLSKENGSYILLPANPRYKPIKPKNELVIAGVVTGVVRQYK